In the genome of Nonomuraea sp. NBC_00507, the window GGCCTCCCCGAGCGCATCCGCAGCGGCGACATCGCGCTCGACCTGGTCCGCCCGGCCTCGCTGCAGCTGTGGTCACTGGCCGAGGACCTCGGCAGGGCCGCCTACCTGTTCCTCGTCCGCGGCATCCCGCCGATGCTGCTCGGCGCGGCGTTGTTCGGCATCGTCGTGCCCGCCGAACCCGGCCGGTGGGCGGCGTTCCTGTGCGGCTTCGCGATCGCGGTCGTGGTCAGCTTCGGCTGGCGCTACCTGGTCGCGCTGTCGGTCTGCTGGCTGGTCGACGACCGCGGCGTGGCGGTGCTGTCGCTGGTCCTGACGACCTTCTTCTCCGGGCTGATGCTGCCGTTGCGCATCTTCCCCGGCTGGCTCGGCGACCTCGCCGCGTCGCTGCCGTGGGCGGCGATGGTCCAGCTGCCCACCGACCTCTACCTCGGCAAGGCGCCCGTCCTGGAGACGCTGGCCTTCCAGGCGTTCTGGGCGGTGGT includes:
- a CDS encoding ABC transporter permease, coding for MSTILLYARLVRYGFRKHATYVWAALAGAFTNSVFGVLRAYILIALWQARPGLAGYDITDAVTFCFVTQAFIGPMQLFGGGLGLPERIRSGDIALDLVRPASLQLWSLAEDLGRAAYLFLVRGIPPMLLGAALFGIVVPAEPGRWAAFLCGFAIAVVVSFGWRYLVALSVCWLVDDRGVAVLSLVLTTFFSGLMLPLRIFPGWLGDLAASLPWAAMVQLPTDLYLGKAPVLETLAFQAFWAVVLLGLGALGTRVIRHKVVIQGG